In Halomarina salina, one DNA window encodes the following:
- a CDS encoding deoxyhypusine synthase: MSDGHDDDGDHGGHPEPHREAFSHDPIGHASVHAGMSVGELVEQYGHAGIGAAAVHDAADVYAQMLADEDCTVFLSLAGAMVPTGMRRVVSDLIRDGHVDALVTTGANLTHDAIEAIGGKHHHGAEHQEGKTTREHDEQLRDEEVDRIYNVYLPQEHFAAFESHLREEVFPVLDEEGTVSIERLCRELGRANSEVNEREGIDEDAGVAAAAYECDVPVYCPAVQDSVLGLQAWMYSQTSAFSLDALTDMTPLTDLAYDAERAGCLLVGGGVPKNFTLQTMLVTPGAYDYAVQITMDSPSTGGLSGATLDEARSWGKLNEDARNVTVQGDATVFLPLLVAAAYERLDG, from the coding sequence ATGAGCGACGGTCACGACGACGACGGCGACCACGGGGGCCACCCCGAGCCACACCGCGAGGCGTTCTCCCACGACCCAATCGGCCACGCCAGCGTCCACGCCGGGATGAGCGTCGGCGAACTGGTCGAGCAGTACGGTCACGCCGGTATCGGGGCGGCCGCGGTCCACGACGCCGCCGATGTCTACGCGCAGATGCTGGCCGACGAGGACTGCACTGTCTTCCTCTCGCTGGCGGGTGCGATGGTCCCCACCGGGATGCGCCGGGTCGTCTCGGACCTGATTCGCGACGGGCACGTCGACGCCCTGGTGACGACGGGCGCGAACCTCACCCACGACGCCATCGAGGCCATCGGCGGGAAACACCACCACGGGGCCGAACACCAGGAGGGCAAGACCACCCGCGAGCACGACGAACAGCTACGCGACGAGGAGGTCGACCGCATCTACAACGTCTACCTGCCACAGGAGCACTTCGCGGCGTTCGAGAGCCACCTCCGCGAGGAGGTGTTCCCCGTCCTCGACGAGGAGGGGACGGTGAGCATCGAACGCCTCTGTCGGGAACTCGGACGGGCGAACAGCGAGGTCAACGAGCGCGAAGGCATCGATGAGGACGCGGGCGTCGCGGCGGCGGCTTACGAGTGCGACGTGCCCGTCTACTGTCCGGCCGTGCAGGACTCGGTGCTCGGCCTGCAGGCGTGGATGTACTCCCAGACGTCGGCGTTCTCGCTGGACGCGCTGACGGACATGACGCCGCTGACGGACCTCGCGTACGACGCCGAGCGTGCGGGCTGTCTGCTCGTCGGCGGAGGCGTCCCGAAGAACTTCACGCTCCAGACGATGCTCGTGACGCCGGGCGCGTACGACTACGCCGTCCAGATAACGATGGACTCGCCCTCGACGGGCGGCCTCTCGGGGGCGACGCTCGACGAAGCGCGGTCCTGGGGGAAGCTGAACGAGGACGCCCGGAACGTCACGGTCCAGGGCGACGCGACGGTGTTCCTCCCGCTGCTCGTCGCCGCGGCGTACGAGCGACTCGACGGCTGA
- a CDS encoding DUF7557 family protein: MPQVDLSEETVERLDALRIEEESYDDVVSELISIYEAEGLSMARGGDESG, encoded by the coding sequence ATGCCACAGGTCGACCTCAGCGAAGAGACCGTCGAGCGCCTCGACGCGCTCCGTATCGAGGAGGAGAGCTACGACGATGTCGTGTCGGAACTCATCAGCATCTACGAGGCAGAGGGCCTGTCGATGGCCCGCGGCGGCGACGAGTCCGGGTAG
- a CDS encoding DUF726 domain-containing protein, with product MSGNGLSRRRFLTVTGAVAVGAVGVSGSAAAIGGDGGKSAPSGFPRVTTRDHFDITWYGEVQLTDGHTPTDYETAGDFSGTYGQDELLVFAHGWLNDDQSGLDTCYTGVTNLGIEGYDHPGVGFSYDADTGVTQWWNATEIAERNGRKLAAYTRDVRQQYPNTDVRFVAHSLGARVVLEAVKTLDAWGLGDALASVSLLGGAADNDSVSTGGEYGSAIGRSVGSFSNFWKDGDDVLNYLYSTAEFDSAVGEEGCEGTPPANYEDVNVDFVPDHFSYKRAAA from the coding sequence ATGTCTGGCAACGGGCTATCACGACGGCGGTTCCTGACGGTGACTGGGGCGGTGGCTGTCGGCGCGGTGGGCGTCAGCGGGTCGGCGGCGGCCATCGGCGGTGACGGCGGGAAGTCCGCGCCGAGCGGCTTCCCGCGGGTGACGACCCGCGACCACTTCGATATCACCTGGTACGGCGAAGTCCAGTTGACCGACGGGCACACGCCGACGGACTACGAGACGGCGGGCGACTTCTCCGGTACATACGGCCAGGACGAACTACTCGTGTTCGCCCACGGCTGGCTCAACGACGACCAGAGCGGCCTCGACACGTGCTACACGGGCGTGACGAACCTCGGCATCGAGGGGTACGACCACCCCGGCGTCGGGTTCAGCTACGACGCCGACACGGGCGTCACGCAGTGGTGGAACGCGACGGAGATCGCCGAGCGCAACGGGCGGAAACTCGCGGCGTACACCCGCGACGTCCGCCAGCAGTACCCGAATACGGACGTCCGGTTCGTCGCACACTCGCTCGGTGCGCGAGTCGTGCTGGAGGCCGTGAAGACGCTCGACGCGTGGGGACTGGGCGACGCTCTCGCCTCGGTCAGCCTGCTCGGCGGCGCGGCCGACAACGACAGCGTGTCGACCGGCGGCGAGTACGGCTCCGCCATCGGGCGCTCGGTCGGGTCGTTCTCGAACTTCTGGAAGGACGGCGACGACGTGCTGAACTACCTCTACTCGACGGCCGAGTTCGACTCCGCCGTCGGCGAGGAGGGCTGTGAGGGCACGCCGCCCGCGAACTACGAGGACGTGAACGTCGACTTCGTCCCCGACCACTTCTCGTACAAGCGAGCAGCAGCATAA
- a CDS encoding phosphosulfolactate synthase — MEDRAFDFLRLNDRPEKPRDRGITEIRGPYYDPMGPRELRDILETMGHWVDIYKFSGGSFALMPETAVRELVDTCHEFDVQVSTGGFVEHVLAADRDNVEAYVEAAGELGFDIVEVSSGFLAIDTEDMVALTELVQDHGLKAKPEVNVQFGAGGASSVEELESESAVDPATAIAEAERHLEAGAYKVMVESEGITERVREWRTDVAFAIADEVGAENCVFEAADPAVFEWYIKQFGPNVNLFVDNSQIVECECMRSGLWGKKSSWGRVVSYSRD, encoded by the coding sequence ATGGAGGACCGAGCGTTCGACTTCCTGCGACTGAACGACCGCCCCGAGAAGCCCCGCGACCGCGGTATCACGGAGATACGCGGACCGTACTACGACCCGATGGGGCCGCGCGAGTTGCGCGACATCCTGGAGACGATGGGCCACTGGGTCGACATCTACAAATTTTCGGGAGGGTCGTTCGCGCTGATGCCCGAGACGGCCGTCCGGGAACTCGTCGACACCTGCCACGAGTTCGACGTCCAGGTGTCGACCGGCGGGTTCGTCGAGCACGTCCTCGCCGCGGACCGCGACAACGTGGAGGCGTACGTCGAGGCGGCGGGCGAACTCGGCTTCGACATCGTCGAGGTGTCGTCGGGCTTCCTCGCCATCGACACCGAGGACATGGTCGCGCTGACCGAACTCGTGCAGGACCACGGCCTGAAGGCGAAACCCGAGGTGAACGTCCAGTTCGGCGCGGGCGGCGCGTCGAGCGTCGAGGAACTCGAATCGGAGAGCGCCGTCGACCCCGCCACCGCCATCGCCGAAGCCGAACGTCACCTCGAAGCGGGCGCGTACAAGGTGATGGTCGAGTCCGAGGGTATCACCGAGCGCGTCCGGGAGTGGCGGACCGACGTGGCGTTCGCCATCGCCGACGAGGTCGGCGCGGAGAACTGCGTCTTCGAGGCCGCCGACCCCGCGGTGTTCGAGTGGTACATCAAGCAGTTCGGACCGAACGTCAACCTGTTCGTGGACAACTCCCAGATCGTCGAGTGCGAGTGCATGCGCTCCGGACTCTGGGGGAAGAAGTCCTCGTGGGGACGCGTCGTCTCCTACTCCCGGGACTGA
- a CDS encoding RtcB family protein, whose amino-acid sequence MDLTELTENVYEIPQEGEMRAPARVFASEPLLRKMQEEGRTLGQIRNVAALPGIQKYSLVLPDGHLGYGFPIGGVAAVSAEDGVVSPGGIGFDINCGVRVLRTDLDYADVEGHEQELVERLYDLVPCGLGKGGYVDVDREDLDGILEDGIEWMAQAGHARPADLAHCEEEGRLDGDPDAVPDDAKRRGVKQVGSLGSGNHFLEVQRVADIYDDETAEAYGLREDGVVVMIHSGSRGLGHQVCQDYIRRFEKTYPDLVDSLPDRQLVYAPLGDQAAEDYLGAMNAAANFAWANRQAMTQAVREAFLDLFGTDDVELVYDVCHNVAKEETHEVDGEQREVLVHRKGATRAFPAGHPEIPGAYRDVGQPVLLPGSMGTHSYVLAGGERSMDLTFGSTAHGAGRLKSRTQAKKDYEAGDLQQRLRSEGVYVKARSGETVAEEAPGAYKDVDEVVRVSDALGIGTKVARMRPIANVKG is encoded by the coding sequence ATGGACCTCACCGAACTCACCGAGAACGTCTACGAGATCCCGCAGGAGGGTGAGATGCGGGCCCCGGCGCGGGTGTTCGCGAGCGAACCGCTCCTCCGGAAGATGCAGGAGGAGGGACGGACCCTCGGGCAGATCCGCAACGTCGCCGCCCTGCCCGGAATCCAGAAGTACAGCCTCGTCCTCCCCGACGGCCACCTCGGGTACGGCTTCCCCATCGGTGGCGTCGCCGCCGTCTCGGCGGAGGACGGCGTCGTCTCGCCGGGCGGAATCGGCTTCGACATCAACTGCGGCGTCCGCGTCCTGCGGACCGACCTCGACTACGCGGACGTGGAAGGGCACGAGCAGGAACTCGTCGAACGCCTCTACGACCTCGTCCCGTGCGGTCTGGGGAAGGGCGGCTACGTCGACGTGGACCGCGAGGACCTCGACGGCATCCTCGAAGACGGGATCGAGTGGATGGCGCAGGCGGGCCACGCTCGCCCCGCCGACCTCGCGCACTGCGAGGAGGAGGGGCGACTCGACGGCGACCCCGACGCCGTCCCCGACGACGCCAAGCGCCGCGGCGTCAAGCAGGTCGGGTCGCTCGGGTCGGGCAACCACTTCCTCGAGGTCCAGCGCGTCGCGGACATCTACGACGACGAGACCGCCGAGGCGTACGGCCTGCGCGAGGACGGCGTCGTCGTGATGATCCACTCGGGGTCGCGCGGCCTCGGTCACCAGGTGTGTCAGGACTACATCCGACGGTTCGAGAAGACCTACCCGGACCTCGTCGACTCGCTGCCCGACCGCCAACTCGTCTACGCGCCGCTCGGCGACCAGGCCGCCGAGGACTACCTCGGCGCGATGAACGCCGCCGCGAACTTCGCCTGGGCGAACCGCCAGGCGATGACCCAGGCCGTCCGCGAGGCGTTCCTCGACCTGTTCGGCACCGACGACGTGGAACTCGTCTACGACGTCTGCCACAACGTCGCCAAGGAGGAGACCCACGAGGTCGACGGCGAGCAGCGGGAGGTGCTCGTCCACCGGAAGGGTGCCACGCGAGCGTTCCCGGCGGGGCACCCCGAGATTCCCGGCGCGTACCGCGACGTGGGGCAGCCGGTGCTCCTGCCGGGGAGCATGGGCACCCACTCGTACGTCCTGGCTGGCGGCGAGCGCTCCATGGACCTGACGTTCGGGTCGACCGCCCACGGCGCTGGTCGACTCAAGTCCCGGACGCAGGCGAAGAAGGACTACGAGGCGGGCGACCTGCAACAGCGGTTGCGCTCGGAAGGCGTCTACGTGAAGGCCCGTTCCGGCGAGACGGTCGCCGAGGAGGCACCGGGTGCGTACAAGGACGTCGACGAGGTGGTCCGGGTGAGCGACGCCCTCGGCATCGGGACGAAGGTGGCGCGGATGCGCCCAATCGCGAACGTCAAGGGGTAG
- a CDS encoding Nif3-like dinuclear metal center hexameric protein: MDLATLAARLDDRLRTDAFADLDASPNGVQVGPDERDVERVAVAVDAAVATVEEAIAWDADCLLVHHGLVWGGLDRVTGTEYDRIAPLIRGDCALYVSHLPLDAHPDLGNAAGLADHLGLDEREPFGALGPEHIGVRGNRAPVAPDELRDSLADLDNEGVQHLAFGPDQVEDVAIVTGSGSDWLGEAREEGVDALVTGEGKQQVYHEAREAGVHVYLAGHYATETFGVRSLAETCESWGLTTTFVDHPTGL; this comes from the coding sequence ATGGACCTCGCCACGCTCGCCGCGCGACTCGACGACCGCCTCCGAACCGACGCGTTCGCCGACCTCGACGCCAGTCCGAACGGGGTGCAGGTCGGACCCGACGAGCGGGATGTCGAACGCGTCGCCGTCGCCGTCGACGCCGCCGTGGCCACCGTCGAGGAGGCGATAGCCTGGGACGCGGACTGCCTGCTCGTCCACCACGGTCTGGTCTGGGGTGGCCTGGACCGCGTCACTGGGACGGAGTACGACCGAATCGCCCCCCTGATTCGCGGCGACTGCGCGCTGTACGTCTCGCACCTCCCGCTCGACGCGCATCCGGACCTAGGAAACGCGGCGGGTCTCGCGGACCACCTCGGCCTCGACGAGCGCGAACCGTTCGGTGCGCTCGGCCCCGAGCACATCGGCGTCCGCGGGAACCGTGCGCCCGTCGCGCCCGACGAACTACGCGACTCCCTGGCGGACCTCGACAACGAGGGCGTCCAGCACCTGGCGTTCGGACCGGACCAGGTCGAGGACGTCGCCATCGTCACCGGAAGCGGGTCGGACTGGCTCGGCGAGGCCCGCGAGGAGGGCGTCGACGCGCTCGTCACCGGCGAGGGGAAACAGCAGGTGTACCACGAGGCACGGGAGGCGGGCGTCCACGTCTACCTCGCCGGTCACTACGCCACCGAGACGTTCGGCGTGCGTTCGCTGGCCGAGACGTGCGAGTCGTGGGGGTTGACGACCACGTTCGTCGACCACCCGACCGGACTCTGA
- a CDS encoding GIY-YIG nuclease family protein, translating to MDGDGTYTLVVGLADDACIAFGAAGERRLPAGAYAYVGTAFGPGGFARVDRHRELARGERDARHWHVDYLLGHPASTVESVVTSDGIDAECAVATRLADEVTAVEHLGASDCGCDTHLFGPEPVEQLAETVTAAHEAARRAH from the coding sequence ATGGACGGCGATGGGACGTACACACTCGTAGTGGGACTCGCGGACGATGCGTGCATCGCGTTCGGTGCGGCCGGGGAGCGTCGCCTACCCGCTGGCGCGTACGCGTACGTCGGGACGGCGTTCGGTCCGGGCGGGTTCGCGCGGGTCGACCGACACCGCGAACTCGCCCGCGGCGAACGGGACGCTCGCCACTGGCACGTCGACTACCTGCTCGGTCACCCGGCGAGCACCGTCGAGTCGGTGGTGACGAGCGACGGAATCGACGCGGAGTGCGCCGTCGCCACTCGACTCGCGGACGAGGTGACAGCCGTGGAACACCTCGGGGCCTCGGACTGTGGCTGCGACACGCACCTGTTTGGGCCGGAGCCGGTCGAACAGCTCGCCGAGACCGTCACGGCGGCCCACGAGGCGGCCCGTCGAGCGCACTGA
- the msrB gene encoding peptide-methionine (R)-S-oxide reductase MsrB — MSDSDHDTETYDLPETDEEWREVLTDEEYRVLREQGTEAKFTGEFIGKDDEGTYVCAACDTELFESGTKFDEEGSGWPSFYDAAEGSVELRKDTSHGMVRTEVVCANCGGHLGHVFDDGPDPTGKRFCINSVALDFEEED, encoded by the coding sequence ATGAGCGACTCGGACCACGACACCGAGACGTACGACCTGCCCGAGACCGACGAGGAGTGGCGCGAGGTACTCACCGACGAGGAGTACCGCGTGCTCCGCGAGCAGGGCACCGAGGCGAAGTTCACCGGCGAGTTCATCGGTAAGGACGACGAGGGCACCTACGTCTGTGCCGCCTGTGACACGGAACTGTTCGAGTCGGGGACGAAGTTCGACGAGGAGGGCTCTGGCTGGCCGAGTTTCTACGACGCCGCCGAGGGGAGCGTCGAACTCCGGAAGGACACCAGCCACGGAATGGTCCGCACGGAGGTCGTCTGCGCGAACTGCGGCGGCCACCTCGGTCACGTGTTCGACGATGGACCAGACCCAACGGGCAAGCGGTTCTGCATCAACTCCGTCGCACTCGACTTCGAGGAGGAAGACTGA
- a CDS encoding MmgE/PrpD family protein, giving the protein MTTTEEVASFVERVEYDRLPDDVRDALKKRVLDSVGIAVAAMDATPVGQVRATVDAMGTDGGPCRLWGTDDRASPPDAAMYDTTLTRYLDFMDSFLAPGETPHPSDNLGSVVAMGEAEDATGAELLAALGVAYEVQGELAWNAPVRDRGWDHVTHTVVSATCGAAHVAGLDHEQLRNAVGIAGTAHNALRVTRTGGINEWKGVASANAARNGVYSVILAREGMEGPRDLFEGQKGWKQVVSGEFEVDLDPDCSHVFDTMTKRYVAETYAQSAVEGIVELAEKHDLDHERVERIHLDTFAGAKLIIGGGEGSRYEVQTKAQADHSLPYMLAAALVDRELTVGSYDPERIRRGDVQSLLRTVDVEADRALTDRFEDGEMPAVVTVETADGTVYRVEKSAFRGHPSQPMTWEQLTAKFETLTRERYDEGRREELVDTIRHLDEHAVSDLVALLD; this is encoded by the coding sequence ATGACAACCACCGAAGAGGTCGCGTCGTTCGTGGAGCGCGTCGAGTACGACCGCCTCCCGGACGACGTGCGCGACGCGCTGAAGAAGCGCGTCCTCGACTCGGTCGGTATCGCCGTCGCCGCGATGGACGCGACGCCCGTCGGGCAGGTGCGCGCGACAGTGGACGCGATGGGGACCGACGGCGGCCCCTGTCGCCTGTGGGGGACCGACGACCGCGCCTCGCCGCCCGACGCGGCGATGTACGACACGACGCTGACGCGCTACCTCGACTTCATGGACTCCTTCCTCGCCCCCGGCGAGACGCCACACCCGAGCGACAACCTCGGGAGCGTCGTCGCCATGGGCGAGGCGGAGGACGCGACCGGCGCGGAGCTACTCGCCGCGCTCGGCGTCGCCTACGAGGTGCAGGGCGAACTCGCGTGGAACGCGCCGGTCCGGGACCGTGGCTGGGACCACGTCACCCACACCGTCGTCTCCGCGACCTGCGGCGCGGCCCACGTCGCCGGACTGGACCACGAGCAGCTGCGCAACGCCGTCGGCATCGCGGGGACGGCGCACAACGCCCTGCGCGTCACCCGGACGGGCGGCATCAACGAGTGGAAGGGGGTCGCCAGCGCCAACGCCGCGCGCAACGGCGTCTACTCAGTCATACTCGCCCGCGAGGGGATGGAGGGACCTCGTGACCTGTTCGAGGGACAGAAGGGGTGGAAGCAGGTCGTCTCGGGCGAGTTCGAGGTGGACCTCGACCCGGACTGCTCGCACGTGTTCGACACCATGACGAAGCGCTACGTCGCCGAGACGTACGCCCAGTCGGCCGTCGAGGGCATCGTCGAACTCGCCGAGAAGCACGACCTGGACCACGAACGCGTCGAGCGCATCCACCTCGACACGTTCGCGGGTGCGAAACTCATCATCGGCGGCGGCGAGGGGTCGCGCTACGAGGTCCAGACGAAGGCGCAGGCCGACCACTCGCTGCCGTACATGCTCGCGGCGGCGCTCGTCGACCGGGAACTGACGGTCGGGTCGTACGACCCCGAGCGCATCCGCCGGGGCGACGTCCAGTCGCTGTTGCGGACCGTCGACGTCGAGGCCGACCGCGCCCTCACCGACCGGTTCGAGGACGGCGAGATGCCCGCGGTCGTCACCGTCGAGACGGCCGACGGGACGGTGTACCGAGTCGAGAAGAGCGCCTTCCGTGGCCACCCCAGCCAGCCGATGACGTGGGAGCAACTCACGGCGAAGTTCGAGACGTTGACCCGCGAACGGTACGACGAGGGTCGCCGCGAGGAACTCGTCGACACGATTCGCCACCTCGACGAGCACGCCGTCTCGGACCTCGTCGCGCTGCTGGACTGA
- a CDS encoding archease yields the protein MSYELLSHPADVRFRATGPTLEAAFAEAVRAFADVSESHGGTDVRHAVHVESEDREALLFDFVAQLILLQEVEAVAVTRADSLEITAREGGYDLDASILGGPIEGTLFDVKSPTYSEMRVEETDDGWVLETTLDI from the coding sequence ATGAGCTACGAACTCCTCTCGCACCCCGCGGACGTACGGTTCCGGGCGACGGGGCCGACGCTGGAGGCGGCGTTCGCCGAGGCGGTCCGCGCGTTCGCGGACGTCTCCGAGAGCCACGGCGGCACCGACGTCCGTCACGCGGTCCACGTCGAGAGCGAGGACCGCGAGGCGCTCCTGTTCGACTTCGTCGCCCAGTTGATCCTCCTGCAGGAGGTCGAGGCGGTGGCGGTGACGCGAGCCGACTCCCTCGAGATAACCGCGAGGGAGGGCGGCTACGACCTCGACGCGAGCATCCTCGGCGGACCCATCGAGGGGACGCTGTTCGACGTCAAGAGCCCGACGTACAGCGAGATGCGCGTCGAGGAGACCGACGACGGGTGGGTGCTGGAGACGACTCTCGATATCTAG
- a CDS encoding FAD-binding oxidoreductase has translation MSTGDDLSRWGWGYADREPSEADRRELKSRVETMLGFPERPLLELPDDGAPTVPESRVEPPFHFCTTDPEVRARHTYGKGYPDLVRGFYGEYGPAPDAVARPERESDIPDLLLWASDERVAIVPYGGGTSVVGGVECRGAGYSGVVSLDTRELDEVLEVDHTSRAARVQAGATGPGLNAQLAEEGLQLRHYPQSYEFSTFGGWVATRAGGHFATRYTHIDDFVESVRAVTPAGVLETRRLPASGAGPDPNRFLLGSEGAFGVITEGWVRVQPRPRHRSRATVRFDDFWDGVEATRELVQARFSPANCRLLGPREAMLNELAADGSSLLLLGFESLDGPTVETMERALAVCADHGGEWDDPTHEGPDAGGAEANGPEGGGREEAQTSGESAGDDDRTGTEGEWRNSFFEAPYRFNTLVSIGVLVDTFETAVTWDRFPDLHEAVRERVGTAMREECGAGFLSCRFTHVYPDGPAPYYTLLAPADPGDEVEQWRAIKQAASDTLDEFDATTTHHHAVGRVHRDHYHREIPDGYLDALRSMKRTLDPEGIMNPGALL, from the coding sequence ATGTCAACGGGTGACGACCTGAGTCGCTGGGGATGGGGCTACGCCGACCGGGAGCCGAGCGAGGCGGACCGCCGCGAACTGAAGTCCCGCGTCGAGACGATGCTCGGGTTCCCCGAGCGACCGCTGCTGGAGTTGCCCGACGACGGGGCTCCGACCGTCCCGGAGTCGAGGGTCGAACCGCCGTTCCACTTCTGCACCACCGACCCGGAGGTGCGCGCCCGCCACACCTACGGCAAGGGCTACCCGGACCTCGTGCGCGGGTTCTACGGCGAGTACGGTCCCGCACCGGACGCCGTCGCCCGACCGGAGCGCGAGTCCGACATCCCCGACCTGCTGCTGTGGGCGAGCGACGAGCGAGTCGCCATCGTCCCCTACGGCGGCGGGACGAGCGTCGTCGGTGGCGTCGAGTGTCGGGGTGCAGGGTACAGCGGCGTCGTCTCGCTCGACACCCGCGAACTGGACGAAGTACTCGAGGTCGACCACACCTCGCGGGCCGCCCGCGTCCAGGCTGGGGCGACTGGGCCGGGGCTGAACGCTCAACTCGCCGAGGAGGGGCTGCAACTGCGCCACTACCCCCAGTCCTACGAGTTCTCGACGTTCGGCGGGTGGGTCGCCACCCGCGCGGGCGGACACTTCGCGACGCGCTACACGCACATCGACGACTTCGTGGAGTCGGTCCGCGCCGTCACGCCCGCCGGGGTGCTCGAAACCAGACGGCTACCCGCCTCGGGTGCGGGACCGGACCCCAACAGATTCCTGCTCGGCAGCGAGGGTGCGTTCGGCGTGATAACCGAGGGCTGGGTCCGCGTCCAGCCACGGCCCCGCCACCGCTCGCGGGCGACCGTTCGCTTCGACGACTTCTGGGACGGCGTCGAAGCGACCCGCGAACTCGTGCAGGCGCGGTTCTCGCCCGCGAACTGCCGCCTGCTCGGCCCGCGCGAGGCGATGCTGAACGAACTCGCCGCAGACGGGTCGTCGCTCCTCCTGCTGGGGTTCGAGTCGCTCGACGGTCCGACCGTCGAGACGATGGAGCGTGCCCTGGCCGTCTGTGCCGACCACGGCGGCGAGTGGGACGACCCGACCCACGAGGGGCCGGACGCGGGCGGAGCGGAGGCGAACGGACCGGAAGGAGGCGGGAGAGAGGAGGCCCAGACGAGCGGCGAATCGGCGGGCGACGACGACCGCACTGGCACCGAGGGCGAGTGGCGCAACTCGTTCTTCGAGGCCCCCTACCGGTTCAACACGCTGGTCAGCATCGGCGTCCTCGTCGATACGTTCGAGACGGCCGTGACGTGGGACCGCTTCCCCGACCTCCACGAGGCGGTTCGGGAGCGCGTGGGGACGGCGATGCGCGAGGAGTGCGGCGCGGGCTTCCTCTCCTGTCGGTTCACGCACGTCTACCCCGACGGCCCGGCACCGTACTACACGCTGCTCGCTCCGGCCGACCCCGGCGACGAGGTGGAGCAGTGGCGCGCCATCAAGCAGGCCGCCTCGGACACGCTCGACGAGTTCGACGCGACCACGACCCACCACCACGCCGTCGGGCGGGTCCACCGCGACCACTACCACCGCGAGATCCCCGACGGCTACCTCGACGCCCTGCGTTCGATGAAGCGAACGCTCGACCCCGAGGGAATCATGAACCCCGGCGCGTTGCTCTGA
- a CDS encoding pyridoxamine 5'-phosphate oxidase family protein, with protein MEHVEYTYTVGMTDEEVTERLRAGTTAVLALAHDNDAYALPVSYAYRDGSLLLRLSDDGHSKKMTYAGTTDEASLLLYDASDGDSWSVVVEGELRRLPPEERQSFDAAAINDAFTDLRVFDEPIGDVEVVLFELVPNRVTGRRTGEHNETVRSEDPGSDEGPSDDDTP; from the coding sequence ATGGAGCACGTCGAGTACACCTACACGGTCGGGATGACCGACGAGGAGGTGACCGAGCGCCTCCGAGCGGGGACGACGGCCGTCCTCGCCCTCGCCCACGATAACGACGCCTACGCGCTCCCGGTCTCGTACGCCTACCGCGACGGGTCGCTGCTCCTCCGACTGAGCGACGACGGCCACTCGAAGAAGATGACGTACGCGGGGACGACCGACGAGGCCAGTCTCCTCCTGTACGACGCGAGCGACGGCGACTCGTGGAGCGTCGTCGTCGAGGGCGAGCTCCGGCGGCTGCCGCCCGAAGAGCGGCAGTCGTTCGACGCGGCGGCCATCAACGACGCGTTCACCGACCTCCGCGTGTTCGACGAGCCCATCGGCGACGTCGAAGTGGTCCTGTTCGAACTCGTTCCGAACCGGGTGACGGGACGCCGGACGGGCGAACACAACGAGACCGTTCGGAGCGAGGACCCGGGGAGCGATGAGGGTCCGTCCGACGACGACACGCCTTAG